The proteins below are encoded in one region of Candidatus Planktophila lacus:
- a CDS encoding RsmB/NOP family class I SAM-dependent RNA methyltransferase has product MSDKATPARRNTFNSPKPDPIRLLVFDILQEVNQRGGYSNLLLPSALTDSKFEQRDKGFATELLYGTLRMQGRHDYIAAQISDRPWNEVDNGIVDVIRLGAHQLFEMRVATHAAVSETVELARKVLGESKASFVNAMLRKMSAQTLDQWMEPVNQIKDDVERLAIIHSHPEWIVSAYFDLLKDFSEVESALIANNIPASPTLVWWPGRSSQEELVDLGGVPTEYSQYGIKFDGIPNTLEPVRRRRAGVQDEGSQLVAQIFSNAAASSQRWLDLCAGPGGKAALLSAIAQEHEKEFTANEVSQPRAELVRQVVGSARVWVGDGREVASHGEFFDAILADVPCTGLGALRRRPEVRWRRTVTDLRALTALQRELSDSAVSVLADGGLFAYATCSPHFAETTVAVADILKAHPELEQIDLSPFLPDGLNGAMRGKSLSLWTHRHQSDSMFMAAFRKKGK; this is encoded by the coding sequence ATGAGCGATAAGGCGACGCCGGCTCGCCGTAATACCTTTAATTCGCCTAAACCGGACCCTATTCGCTTATTGGTCTTTGATATCTTGCAAGAAGTTAACCAGCGCGGAGGATATTCAAATTTATTGCTACCAAGTGCGCTAACTGATTCTAAATTTGAGCAGCGAGATAAAGGCTTTGCGACAGAGCTTCTCTACGGAACTCTGCGCATGCAAGGTCGCCATGATTACATCGCCGCGCAGATTTCAGATAGACCTTGGAACGAAGTAGACAACGGCATCGTAGATGTAATCCGTCTTGGCGCACATCAACTCTTTGAGATGCGAGTCGCCACTCACGCAGCAGTTTCTGAGACAGTAGAACTCGCGCGTAAAGTTTTGGGGGAGTCGAAGGCTTCCTTCGTTAATGCGATGCTGCGCAAGATGAGCGCGCAAACGTTAGATCAGTGGATGGAGCCGGTAAATCAGATCAAGGATGATGTCGAACGTTTAGCGATTATCCATTCGCACCCAGAATGGATAGTTTCGGCCTACTTTGACCTATTAAAGGATTTCTCTGAAGTTGAATCTGCGTTAATTGCCAACAATATTCCGGCATCGCCAACTTTAGTTTGGTGGCCGGGGCGTTCATCGCAAGAAGAGTTGGTTGATCTCGGCGGAGTTCCTACTGAGTATTCGCAATACGGAATCAAATTCGATGGAATTCCGAATACTTTGGAGCCAGTGAGACGCCGTAGAGCTGGCGTGCAGGATGAAGGCTCGCAACTTGTTGCGCAAATCTTTTCCAACGCTGCGGCCTCATCACAACGCTGGTTGGATTTATGTGCCGGCCCTGGTGGAAAAGCCGCACTACTTTCGGCAATCGCACAAGAGCACGAAAAGGAATTTACAGCTAACGAAGTAAGTCAGCCGAGAGCAGAGTTAGTTAGACAAGTAGTTGGAAGCGCGAGAGTTTGGGTAGGCGATGGGCGCGAAGTCGCTTCACACGGTGAATTCTTCGATGCCATTCTTGCCGACGTTCCTTGCACTGGGCTTGGCGCACTACGCCGTCGCCCCGAAGTTCGTTGGCGAAGAACCGTTACTGATCTACGTGCACTAACAGCGCTACAACGTGAGTTATCCGATAGCGCAGTATCAGTGTTGGCAGATGGTGGACTCTTTGCCTACGCAACCTGCTCTCCGCACTTCGCCGAAACCACTGTCGCGGTTGCTGATATTTTGAAAGCCCATCCTGAGTTGGAACAGATTGATTTGTCGCCGTTTCTTCCAGATGGACTAAACGGCGCGATGCGCGGTAAGTCGCTTTCCTTATGGACCCACAGACATCAGAGCGACTCCATGTTTATGGCGGCATTTCGTAAGAAAGGCAAATAA
- the fmt gene encoding methionyl-tRNA formyltransferase, which translates to MQIAVAATPEVALPTLEALLKSEHDLVSVITQPDRPAGRGLSLKESPVAIWAKDRGISVRKPVDQEDLKLAVSDIDLVITIGFGVIIKEEILNLPKHGFINLHFSLLPKWRGAAPVQRAIEAGDQITGVTVFKLDKGMDTGPIYRQKEIAMPHQATTESLLQDLAVVGAPVVLDAISAIEATELPVIQSVDGASRADKLSKDEARINWQDASFNIERKIRAFYPAPGAWTTFRDEAIKIESARAGEMKAGLPGEISMEGRELFVTTAEGSLKILSVKPAGKASMDAISWINGARIEQHERFI; encoded by the coding sequence GTGCAGATCGCAGTTGCCGCAACACCAGAAGTCGCTCTACCCACCCTTGAAGCTCTCTTAAAGAGCGAACACGATCTTGTCTCAGTGATCACACAGCCTGACAGGCCAGCAGGTCGTGGGCTTTCGCTAAAGGAATCACCAGTTGCGATATGGGCAAAAGATCGTGGAATCAGCGTTCGAAAACCAGTCGACCAGGAAGACCTCAAGCTAGCAGTGTCAGATATAGATCTGGTGATCACTATTGGTTTCGGCGTGATCATAAAAGAAGAGATTCTGAATTTACCTAAGCATGGATTTATTAATCTCCATTTCTCTCTTCTGCCAAAGTGGCGAGGAGCAGCACCAGTGCAACGCGCTATTGAAGCCGGTGATCAAATCACTGGGGTCACTGTATTCAAACTCGATAAGGGAATGGATACCGGTCCGATCTATCGCCAAAAAGAGATAGCAATGCCGCACCAAGCAACTACTGAATCTCTTTTGCAAGATCTTGCGGTAGTCGGAGCGCCAGTCGTATTAGATGCGATCAGCGCTATTGAAGCCACCGAGCTTCCTGTTATCCAATCTGTAGATGGTGCATCACGCGCCGACAAGTTATCGAAGGATGAAGCCCGTATCAATTGGCAAGATGCATCATTCAATATCGAGCGAAAAATTCGTGCTTTCTATCCGGCACCTGGAGCATGGACAACTTTTCGAGATGAAGCGATCAAAATTGAATCCGCTAGGGCAGGCGAAATGAAGGCAGGCCTGCCAGGTGAAATCTCCATGGAAGGTAGAGAGTTGTTTGTAACTACTGCTGAAGGTTCGCTAAAGATCCTCTCAGTGAAACCGGCAGGTAAGGCGAGCATGGATGCTATTTCTTGGATTAACGGCGCCCGCATCGAGCAACACGAGCGATTTATATGA
- the def gene encoding peptide deformylase — protein MSIQPIRLFGDPVLTTPAAAVIDFDKELRTLVEDLTDTMLEAPGAGLAAPQIGVPLRVFVWDVDEAIGHLINPTLDLSAELQDGEEGCLSFPALSYETPRAYRAVAKGFNMYGEPITVEGTELLARALQHETDHLDGIVFIDRLSAQDRKLAMKEIRESEWFGTALDVGNNPVIKTSPHNMFGKSI, from the coding sequence ATGTCCATTCAACCGATCCGCCTCTTTGGCGATCCAGTGCTGACCACTCCGGCAGCTGCGGTTATCGACTTTGATAAAGAACTACGAACTCTGGTTGAAGATTTAACGGACACCATGCTGGAAGCACCGGGTGCAGGTCTAGCAGCGCCACAAATAGGTGTACCGCTTCGCGTATTTGTATGGGATGTAGATGAAGCGATTGGCCATCTGATCAATCCAACTTTAGATTTAAGCGCAGAACTGCAAGATGGCGAAGAAGGTTGTCTCTCTTTCCCGGCGTTGAGTTATGAGACACCGCGTGCCTATCGCGCAGTTGCTAAGGGATTTAATATGTACGGCGAACCAATTACTGTTGAAGGAACAGAGTTATTGGCTCGCGCACTTCAGCACGAAACCGATCATTTAGATGGAATCGTCTTTATCGATCGCCTTTCTGCTCAAGATCGTAAATTGGCGATGAAAGAGATCCGCGAATCAGAATGGTTCGGCACCGCTTTAGACGTCGGGAATAACCCAGTCATTAAAACTTCACCGCACAACATGTTTGGGAAGAGCATTTAG